A genomic window from Variovorax paradoxus includes:
- the gcvT gene encoding glycine cleavage system aminomethyltransferase GcvT, producing MAASSAPATELLKTPLYDLHVELGARMVPFAGYSMPVQYPAGLMAEHKHTRDAAGLFDISHMGQLRLVGPDAAAAFETLMPVDVIDLPAGKQRYGLLLNDEGGILDDLMFFNEGNGSIFVIVNGACKVADIAHIQQKIGGRCKVQPLPDHALLALQGPQAAATLARLSPGIERFVFMTGGAVQIGGIAAFVTRSGYTGEDGFEISVAAKDAEALARLLLAQPEVKPIGLGARNSLRLEAGLCLYGNDIDTTTTPVEASLNWAMQKVRRTGGAREGGFPGAAKILAQLAVATAGAAGHTDHDTLKRKRVGLVALERIPVRDGTVLQSFEGHDIGVVTSGLLGPTADRCIAMGYVATAFAEPGTRVQAIVRGKPVPMEVSTMPFVPTRYYRG from the coding sequence GTGGCTGCTTCTTCCGCCCCCGCTACCGAACTTCTCAAGACGCCGCTGTACGACCTCCACGTGGAGCTCGGTGCCCGCATGGTGCCCTTTGCCGGCTATTCGATGCCGGTGCAGTACCCCGCCGGCCTGATGGCCGAGCACAAGCACACGCGCGACGCGGCCGGCCTGTTCGACATCTCCCATATGGGCCAGCTGCGCCTCGTCGGGCCCGATGCGGCGGCGGCTTTCGAAACCCTGATGCCCGTCGACGTGATCGACCTGCCCGCCGGCAAGCAGCGCTACGGCCTGCTGCTGAACGACGAAGGCGGCATCCTCGACGACCTGATGTTCTTCAACGAGGGCAACGGCTCGATCTTCGTGATCGTCAACGGCGCCTGCAAGGTGGCCGACATCGCCCACATCCAGCAGAAGATCGGCGGCCGTTGCAAGGTGCAGCCCCTGCCCGACCATGCCCTGCTCGCGCTGCAGGGCCCGCAGGCCGCAGCCACGTTGGCGCGCCTGTCGCCCGGCATCGAGCGCTTCGTGTTCATGACCGGCGGCGCGGTGCAGATCGGCGGCATTGCTGCCTTCGTCACCCGCAGCGGCTACACCGGTGAAGACGGCTTCGAGATCTCGGTGGCCGCGAAGGACGCCGAGGCGCTGGCCCGCCTGCTGCTGGCCCAGCCCGAGGTCAAGCCCATCGGCCTGGGCGCGCGCAATTCGCTGCGGCTCGAAGCCGGGCTTTGCCTCTACGGCAACGACATCGACACCACCACCACGCCGGTCGAGGCCTCGCTCAACTGGGCGATGCAGAAGGTGCGCCGCACGGGCGGCGCGCGCGAAGGCGGCTTTCCTGGCGCGGCAAAGATCCTCGCGCAGCTCGCCGTCGCGACCGCAGGCGCCGCCGGCCACACCGACCACGACACGCTGAAGCGCAAGCGCGTGGGCCTCGTCGCCCTCGAGCGCATTCCTGTGCGTGACGGCACGGTGCTGCAATCTTTCGAAGGCCACGACATCGGCGTCGTCACCAGCGGCCTGCTCGGCCCGACGGCCGACCGCTGCATCGCCATGGGCTACGTGGCCACCGCCTTCGCCGAGCCGGGCACGCGCGTGCAGGCCATCGTGCGCGGCAAGCCGGTGCCGATGGAGGTTTCGACGATGCCTTTCGTGCCCACCCGCTACTACCGCGGCTGA
- a CDS encoding DUF3014 domain-containing protein, with protein MSEPDSDTRDAPEFRPRREMPIGAIVAFVLVLLGTAYVGWRWYQQQQQKPAEPVPVAAAPNDAPAPPPVVQPTGPQNPIDALAPPDAALPKLADSDARVTKALAELLGSKNVAEYLRSDGIVSRFVTTVDNLAREQAPANAWPVQPTGQRFITEGPQGQVQTIAANNAARYNAIVLLAESVDPAKAAAVYAKLYPLFQQAYEELGYPGRYFNDRLIAVIDHLLQAPEPKGPVQVRLIEVKGDVPSTRPWVRYEYVDPQLQSLSSGQKIMVRMGPENERKVKTSLRGLRQQIATGDVAKKKQP; from the coding sequence ATGTCCGAGCCCGACAGCGACACGCGCGACGCCCCCGAGTTCAGACCCCGCCGCGAGATGCCCATAGGTGCCATCGTCGCCTTCGTGCTGGTATTGCTCGGGACTGCCTACGTTGGCTGGCGCTGGTATCAGCAGCAACAGCAAAAGCCGGCTGAGCCCGTGCCGGTGGCGGCGGCGCCCAACGATGCGCCCGCACCACCGCCGGTTGTCCAACCAACCGGCCCGCAGAACCCGATCGATGCGTTGGCACCGCCCGATGCCGCACTGCCCAAGCTGGCCGACTCCGATGCACGCGTGACGAAGGCACTGGCTGAATTGCTCGGCAGCAAGAACGTCGCGGAGTACCTGCGCTCCGACGGCATCGTGAGCCGCTTCGTCACCACCGTCGACAACCTCGCACGAGAACAGGCGCCGGCCAATGCCTGGCCGGTGCAGCCCACGGGCCAGCGTTTCATCACCGAAGGGCCGCAGGGCCAGGTGCAGACCATCGCCGCGAACAACGCCGCGCGCTACAACGCCATCGTGCTGCTGGCGGAATCGGTCGATCCGGCCAAGGCGGCAGCTGTGTATGCAAAGCTCTACCCGCTGTTCCAGCAGGCGTACGAAGAGCTGGGCTATCCGGGCCGCTATTTCAACGACCGGCTCATTGCCGTGATCGACCACTTGCTGCAGGCGCCCGAACCCAAGGGCCCGGTGCAGGTGCGGCTGATCGAGGTGAAGGGCGACGTGCCCTCGACCCGGCCGTGGGTGCGCTACGAATACGTCGATCCGCAACTGCAGTCGCTGTCTTCCGGCCAGAAGATCATGGTGCGCATGGGGCCGGAGAACGAGCGCAAGGTGAAGACCAGCCTGCGCGGCCTGCGCCAGCAGATCGCCACGGGCGACGTGGCGAAGAAGAAGCAACCCTGA
- the gcvH gene encoding glycine cleavage system protein GcvH, which produces MSIKYTKDHEWVSAEGDAATVGITVHAQDALGDVVFVDLPEVGKTFAQGEVAGVVESVKAAADVFMPVSGEITEVNEALRADPSLANSDPLASGWFFKVKLSEPAQLDALLDAASYDKFAAES; this is translated from the coding sequence ATGAGCATCAAGTACACCAAGGACCACGAATGGGTGTCGGCCGAAGGCGACGCAGCCACCGTCGGCATCACCGTGCATGCGCAGGACGCGCTGGGCGACGTGGTGTTCGTCGACCTGCCCGAAGTCGGCAAGACCTTTGCGCAAGGCGAAGTTGCCGGCGTCGTTGAGTCGGTCAAGGCCGCGGCCGACGTGTTCATGCCCGTGTCGGGCGAGATCACCGAAGTGAACGAGGCGCTGCGCGCCGACCCGTCGCTCGCCAACAGCGACCCGCTGGCCTCCGGCTGGTTCTTCAAGGTCAAGCTGAGCGAGCCTGCACAGCTCGACGCCCTGCTGGACGCGGCCTCCTACGACAAGTTCGCCGCCGAATCCTGA
- the gcvP gene encoding aminomethyl-transferring glycine dehydrogenase produces MPTPALPSLQELENAEEFLARHIGIDAADEARMLPVIGSETRAELIDGIVPAAIRRAKPMRLPSPATEADALAELKVMASKNKVFKNFIGQGYYGTHTPGVILRNVLENPAWYTAYTPYQAEISQGRMEALLNFQTMVCDLTGMAIANASMLDEATAAAEAMTLAKRSVRAKSNVFLVSGDCHPQTIEVIKTRAAPLGIEVKVSTVSETLPHLMVSGEFFAALAQYPATTGHVHDLRPLAGHAHQCDAALIVAADLLALTLLVAPGEFDADIVCGTTQRFGMPLCNGGPHAAYLACRDEFKRSLPGRLVGVSVDTHGQPAYRLALQTREQHIRREKATSNICTAQVLPAVVASMYAVYHGPDGLTRIAQRVAALTAILAKGLTQMGRELVNTTAFDSLTIRTGEDTPAIIERAQAAGVNLRQRLQQHLGISLDETSTRADVETLWSLFAPAGTQAPRFDGLSGSTTPLIPEDLRRTSAFLTHPVFNTHKSETAMLRYIRSLSDKDLALDRSMIPLGSCTMKLNATSEMIPITWPEFANIHPFAPAEQQQGYAQLDAQLRAWLCEATGYAGISLQPNAGSQGEYAGLLAIRSFHEAKGQGHRNICLIPSSAHGTNPASAQMVGLQVVVTACDAQGNVDMDDLKRACEKHSDKLAAVMITYPSTHGVFETRVKELCELVHEHGGRVYVDGANMNALVGVAAPGEFGGDVSHLNLHKTFCIPHGGGGPGVGPVCVVEDLVPYLPGHVTAGMPSNGVGAVSAAPLGNAAVLPISWMYCRMMGAKGLQAATETAILSANYISARLKDHYPTLYASPNGHVAHECILDLRPLKDTSGVTAEDVAKRLIDYGFHAPTLSFPVPGTLMVEPTESEPLAELDRFIDAMIAIRGEIRRIEEGVWPKEDNPLKHAPHTAASLLGTEWSHPYSRELGAFPLAELKNAKYWPPIGRVDNVYGDRNLFCSCVPVGDYKETEEA; encoded by the coding sequence ATGCCGACGCCCGCCCTTCCCTCTTTGCAAGAACTAGAGAACGCCGAAGAATTCCTCGCCCGCCACATCGGTATCGATGCGGCGGACGAGGCGCGCATGCTGCCGGTGATCGGCTCGGAAACGCGCGCGGAACTCATCGACGGCATCGTGCCCGCGGCCATCCGCCGCGCAAAGCCGATGCGCCTGCCCTCACCGGCAACCGAAGCCGATGCGCTGGCCGAGCTGAAGGTAATGGCGTCGAAGAACAAGGTGTTCAAGAACTTCATCGGCCAGGGCTACTACGGCACGCACACGCCGGGCGTCATCTTGCGCAACGTGCTCGAAAACCCCGCCTGGTACACCGCCTACACGCCCTACCAGGCCGAAATCTCGCAGGGCCGCATGGAAGCCCTGCTCAACTTCCAGACGATGGTGTGCGACCTCACGGGCATGGCCATCGCCAACGCCTCGATGCTCGACGAAGCCACGGCCGCAGCCGAGGCCATGACGCTCGCCAAGCGCAGCGTTAGAGCCAAGAGCAACGTGTTCCTGGTGTCGGGCGACTGTCATCCGCAGACCATCGAAGTCATCAAGACGCGCGCCGCGCCGCTGGGCATCGAAGTGAAGGTGAGCACCGTGTCGGAAACGCTGCCGCACCTGATGGTGAGCGGCGAGTTCTTCGCCGCGCTCGCGCAGTACCCCGCCACCACCGGCCACGTACATGACCTGCGCCCGCTCGCGGGCCACGCGCATCAGTGCGACGCCGCCCTCATCGTCGCGGCCGACCTGCTGGCGCTCACGCTGCTCGTCGCGCCCGGCGAGTTCGATGCCGACATCGTCTGCGGCACCACGCAGCGCTTCGGCATGCCGCTGTGCAACGGCGGCCCGCACGCCGCCTACCTGGCCTGCCGCGACGAATTCAAGCGCTCGCTGCCGGGCCGACTGGTCGGCGTGAGCGTCGACACGCACGGCCAGCCCGCCTACCGCCTCGCACTGCAGACGCGCGAGCAGCACATCCGCCGCGAGAAGGCCACCTCCAACATCTGCACCGCGCAGGTGCTGCCGGCCGTGGTGGCCAGCATGTACGCCGTGTACCACGGGCCCGACGGCCTCACGCGCATCGCGCAGCGCGTAGCGGCGCTCACGGCCATCCTCGCCAAGGGCCTCACGCAGATGGGCCGCGAGCTGGTCAACACCACCGCGTTCGACTCCCTGACCATCCGCACCGGCGAAGACACGCCGGCGATCATCGAGCGCGCGCAAGCCGCCGGCGTCAACCTGCGCCAGCGCCTGCAGCAGCACCTGGGCATCTCGCTCGACGAAACCAGCACGCGCGCCGACGTCGAAACCCTGTGGAGCCTGTTCGCGCCCGCCGGTACGCAGGCGCCGCGCTTCGATGGCCTCTCGGGCAGCACCACGCCGCTGATCCCGGAAGACCTGCGCCGCACCAGCGCCTTTCTCACGCACCCGGTGTTCAACACCCACAAGAGCGAGACCGCGATGCTGCGCTACATCCGCAGCCTGTCGGACAAAGACCTGGCGCTCGACCGCAGCATGATCCCGCTGGGCAGCTGCACCATGAAGCTCAACGCAACGAGCGAGATGATCCCCATCACCTGGCCCGAGTTCGCCAACATTCACCCCTTCGCGCCCGCCGAGCAGCAGCAGGGCTATGCCCAGCTCGACGCTCAACTGCGCGCCTGGCTGTGCGAAGCCACCGGCTACGCGGGCATCAGCCTGCAGCCCAACGCGGGTTCGCAGGGCGAGTACGCAGGCCTGCTGGCTATCCGCTCCTTCCATGAAGCCAAGGGCCAGGGGCACCGCAACATCTGCCTGATTCCGTCTTCCGCGCACGGCACCAACCCCGCGAGCGCGCAGATGGTGGGCCTGCAGGTGGTGGTGACGGCCTGCGACGCGCAGGGCAACGTCGACATGGACGACCTGAAGCGCGCTTGCGAAAAGCACAGCGACAAGCTGGCCGCAGTGATGATCACCTACCCCAGCACGCACGGCGTTTTCGAAACCCGCGTGAAGGAACTGTGCGAGCTGGTGCACGAGCACGGCGGCCGCGTGTACGTCGACGGCGCCAACATGAACGCGCTGGTCGGTGTGGCTGCGCCGGGCGAGTTCGGCGGCGACGTGAGCCACCTGAACCTGCACAAGACCTTCTGCATTCCGCACGGCGGCGGCGGCCCGGGCGTGGGCCCGGTGTGCGTGGTCGAAGACCTCGTGCCGTACCTGCCTGGGCACGTGACCGCAGGCATGCCGTCGAACGGCGTGGGTGCCGTGTCGGCCGCGCCGCTGGGCAATGCGGCCGTGCTGCCGATCAGCTGGATGTACTGCCGCATGATGGGCGCCAAGGGCCTGCAGGCCGCGACCGAAACGGCCATTCTCAGCGCCAACTACATCAGTGCGCGCCTGAAGGACCACTACCCCACGCTGTACGCGAGCCCCAACGGGCACGTCGCGCACGAGTGCATCCTCGACCTGCGCCCGCTGAAAGACACCAGCGGCGTCACCGCCGAAGACGTGGCCAAGCGCCTGATCGACTACGGCTTCCACGCGCCCACGCTGAGCTTCCCCGTGCCCGGCACGCTGATGGTGGAGCCGACCGAGAGCGAGCCGCTGGCCGAGCTCGACCGCTTCATCGACGCGATGATCGCCATTCGCGGCGAGATCCGCCGCATCGAAGAAGGCGTGTGGCCGAAGGAAGATAACCCGCTCAAGCACGCGCCGCACACGGCTGCGAGCCTGCTCGGCACCGAGTGGAGCCACCCGTACTCGCGCGAACTCGGCGCGTTTCCGCTGGCCGAACTCAAGAACGCGAAGTACTGGCCGCCCATCGGCCGCGTCGACAATGTGTACGGCGACCGCAACCTGTTCTGCAGCTGCGTGCCCGTGGGCGACTACAAGGAAACCGAAGAGGCCTGA